One Ranitomeya variabilis isolate aRanVar5 chromosome 4, aRanVar5.hap1, whole genome shotgun sequence genomic window, AGTGGAAATGACACGGACATAGGAGTTCATCACAATTAAAAATGTGGTTACTCCAAGCACCACTGTGTCTACTCGTATGAATATCTGACTAGTGTATATGTCACTGCAAGCAGCTTCCAACATTGGAAGAACATCACAGAGAAAGTTGTAAATATGACGAGGTCCACAAAATGTTAGGTTCAAAGTCATAAAGGTGTGAAGCATGGAGTTTATCAAACCAAGAAGGCAACATCCTGCCACAATGTAAAAGCAGAACCTTTTGTTCATAATTAGTACATACTGGAGGGGGTTACATATGGCTATATATCTGTCGTAGGCCATGGTGGCCAGAAGAAGACCTTCTGTTCCTCCAACACAGATAAAGAAATAAAGCTGGATAAAGCATCCGGTAAAGGATATCCTCCTGTTCCCTGTTACAGCATTTACCAGCATAGCTGGGAGGGTGACCGTAGAGTAACACACATCTAGAATGGACAAGCAGCATAAGAAAAAATACATTGGTGTTTGGAGTTggcagtctacctggatgataccaAACACAGACAAGTTACCAACAAGAATCATGATGTAAGCCATAGAAATTAAAAATGAACAGATCATTGGTCCCTTGGAGAACCCCAGTAGAATAAAGTCATCCATAGATGTATTGTTTTCTGATGCCATTAAAAAGCCTAAGGAAGAAAAGATCACAGCATTAATCTGATAGACCATTAAGGTGAACATTCTACATCTTGGTGATTGATTCTAGATATCACAATATTACGGAGGTGGAATGTCAACTAtaataactaaataactaaataAATGTCACTGGCTAGGAAGAGGGACTCACTAGTAAAGCGAATGCACCATGCTTAAAAATACACTACTTCCCAGGAAAATtctttaaaaagaagaaaaatcaaTTAGTTGAATTAGTCCCAAAGTTACCTCTTTTAATatcatatatacagtcatggcccaaagtgttggcaccctttaaattgttccgGAAAGtgtagtatttctcccagaaaatttctgcaattacacatgttttgttgtacacgattatttcctttgtgtgaaaGATACTGAGACAGCCACAATACCCCAGCGCTGACTTCCTATACATTACCTGTTGACACAGTCTGTTGAATCTCATCCAGTATACCGTGAGTTACACAACTCACATATCTTACTATGTCACCACAGCAATAATCTGATGAAGGTCCGTATTGGACTGAAACGTAGTTAGCTGTTTCTCTGGACTGGTTCAATTGTAAATAAATTTAACATCTATTGCCATGCATCCTACACAGTACCGAGTTTCATTATTACTATTATACACCGTTTTTCAATATACATCCCTAGTACTTGAGGTTCAGCATCGTTTGTATGGAATGAGCGATCCTTCTTTTAATTGCTTTCTGCTCTGTTTTTCTTTTGCAACTCATCTCATCTTACAATATATGATA contains:
- the LOC143767860 gene encoding olfactory receptor 5J3-like; its protein translation is MASENNTSMDDFILLGFSKGPMICSFLISMAYIMILVGNLSVFGIIQVDCQLQTPMYFFLCCLSILDVCYSTVTLPAMLVNAVTGNRRISFTGCFIQLYFFICVGGTEGLLLATMAYDRYIAICNPLQYVLIMNKRFCFYIVAGCCLLGLINSMLHTFMTLNLTFCGPRHIYNFLCDVLPMLEAACSDIYTSQIFIRVDTVVLGVTTFLIVMNSYVRVISTILKIHSSEGRQKVFSTCSSHLIVVTVFYITGIFSYNGPKSGESFTAIRASSIINNVLPPLVNPVIYCLRNKEVKRALKKAITSISKWKGRLKS